Proteins co-encoded in one Cupriavidus metallidurans CH34 genomic window:
- a CDS encoding aromatic ring-hydroxylating dioxygenase subunit alpha, giving the protein MYLKNAWYVAGWNSEFQKDQLVSRRLLGQDIVFYRRGDGSVAALEDRCCHRAAPLSKGQQEGDQIRCMYHGLLFNCAGQCVEVPGQERISDKLKVRSFPTEVRDNLVWIWMGQPELADASEIKQVHWHNREGWRVEEGGYLRYASGVQLIVDNLLDFSHLGFVHNKSIGTRKQGNIRPETEFQGETVSVRFTTLGSPPPAFARELGQLPENVDRFNYYVWHIRGNLFVQDSVIAPVGEGYESLDPATMKLHTFIALTPCDENTAHYFWATAHNNFTSTTEDLTRRLTEQVAHAFDEDREIIEAQQAVISTAPDAPMVAIAADGTLLKVRRMLDALLLEERSPKAATQ; this is encoded by the coding sequence ATGTACCTCAAAAACGCCTGGTATGTGGCCGGCTGGAATTCGGAATTTCAAAAGGACCAGCTGGTTTCCCGTCGACTTCTCGGTCAAGACATCGTGTTCTATCGTCGCGGTGATGGATCAGTTGCCGCGCTGGAGGACAGGTGTTGTCATCGCGCCGCGCCGTTGTCCAAAGGGCAGCAGGAAGGTGACCAAATCCGCTGCATGTATCACGGTCTTCTGTTCAACTGCGCGGGCCAATGCGTGGAGGTTCCTGGGCAGGAGCGGATCTCCGACAAACTCAAGGTCCGCAGTTTTCCGACAGAAGTTCGGGACAATCTTGTCTGGATCTGGATGGGGCAGCCAGAGCTGGCTGACGCTTCGGAAATCAAGCAGGTGCATTGGCACAATCGTGAGGGATGGCGTGTCGAGGAGGGCGGATATCTCCGTTATGCCTCGGGCGTCCAGTTGATTGTTGACAATCTGCTGGATTTCTCGCATTTGGGCTTCGTTCACAACAAGTCCATCGGCACGCGTAAGCAAGGGAATATCCGTCCGGAGACCGAGTTCCAGGGCGAAACGGTGTCGGTCAGATTCACAACGCTAGGCAGTCCGCCCCCGGCTTTTGCTCGAGAACTCGGTCAGTTGCCGGAGAACGTAGATCGCTTTAACTACTACGTTTGGCACATCCGGGGAAATCTCTTCGTGCAGGACTCGGTCATCGCTCCGGTAGGGGAGGGATATGAGAGCCTTGATCCCGCCACCATGAAGCTGCACACGTTCATTGCTTTGACGCCATGCGACGAAAACACTGCCCACTACTTCTGGGCGACAGCTCACAACAATTTTACGTCGACAACCGAGGATTTGACACGCCGTCTGACAGAGCAGGTCGCCCACGCTTTTGATGAAGATCGAGAAATTATCGAGGCACAACAGGCGGTTATTTCGACGGCACCTGATGCGCCGATGGTCGCCATTGCCGCAGACGGCACTCTGCTGAAGGTACGCCGCATGCTGGACGCCCTCCTGCTGGAAGAACGTTCGCCCAAAGCGGCGACGCAATAA
- a CDS encoding CaiB/BaiF CoA transferase family protein, whose product MFDQARVESLPEHEAGGPKSGGVLDGVRVIDFTHFVAGPLATMTMADFGADVIKVEAPVKGDDFRYYPPMDPEIPAQGAPYLWTNRNKRSIGIDMKSPEGLALAKSLIAEADVVVENFSTGVMERFGLDYETCRKLNPRLIYCSVSAYGRTGPYADRLGFDPIAQAESGFISMNGYSDRQGVRTGAAVMDISTAMMATNAILLALLGRAKDGEGQFVEVALFDTAILMTGFAAMQHLTTGYEPQRNGNTSPDTCPSGVFHCQDVPFYINCGNDGIFVRLFEQVLDRPDIAHDPVLSKRANRLERRDELFKLMGEEFGKHPWAYWQPKLRAAGVPSGQVKTLAQALSSDEAASRNLVSRIQHPVKGWIPNISTPLRLSRTPARAATAAPAVGADTEQVLKDVLKLSDRQISELTASGAFGAK is encoded by the coding sequence ATGTTCGACCAAGCTCGCGTTGAATCCTTACCGGAACATGAGGCTGGTGGGCCAAAGAGCGGCGGCGTCCTGGATGGCGTCCGTGTAATTGATTTCACGCACTTTGTCGCCGGACCATTGGCCACGATGACGATGGCCGACTTTGGTGCCGATGTCATCAAGGTAGAGGCGCCCGTGAAGGGCGATGATTTTCGGTACTACCCGCCGATGGACCCGGAAATTCCGGCTCAGGGTGCTCCCTACCTGTGGACCAACCGTAACAAGCGAAGCATCGGCATCGATATGAAGTCGCCGGAGGGCCTGGCCCTCGCAAAGTCATTGATCGCAGAGGCGGATGTCGTTGTTGAGAACTTCTCGACCGGCGTGATGGAGCGTTTTGGGCTCGACTACGAGACCTGTCGCAAGCTCAACCCAAGGCTCATCTATTGCTCGGTCTCGGCGTATGGGCGGACAGGGCCCTATGCGGATCGCCTCGGATTCGACCCTATCGCGCAAGCTGAGAGCGGCTTCATCTCGATGAACGGCTACTCGGACCGCCAGGGAGTCCGGACCGGCGCCGCAGTGATGGACATCAGTACCGCAATGATGGCGACTAACGCGATCCTTCTCGCCCTGCTGGGACGCGCGAAGGACGGCGAAGGTCAGTTTGTCGAGGTCGCACTTTTCGACACAGCCATTCTGATGACTGGGTTCGCAGCCATGCAGCATTTGACGACCGGCTATGAACCTCAGCGTAACGGTAATACCAGCCCGGATACGTGTCCGTCGGGCGTTTTCCACTGCCAGGACGTGCCGTTCTACATCAACTGCGGCAACGACGGGATCTTCGTCCGGCTGTTTGAACAGGTACTTGATCGCCCAGACATCGCTCATGACCCCGTCTTGTCGAAGCGGGCCAATCGCTTGGAGCGACGCGACGAGCTATTCAAACTCATGGGGGAAGAATTCGGCAAGCATCCGTGGGCCTATTGGCAGCCGAAACTCCGCGCAGCCGGGGTTCCAAGTGGTCAAGTCAAAACGCTGGCTCAGGCACTCTCGTCTGACGAAGCAGCCTCTCGCAACCTGGTTAGCCGAATCCAGCATCCAGTGAAAGGTTGGATTCCCAATATTTCTACGCCTCTTAGGCTTAGTCGTACGCCAGCGCGGGCTGCAACGGCCGCACCCGCCGTCGGCGCTGACACCGAGCAGGTGCTCAAGGACGTTCTCAAACTCAGCGACCGCCAAATCTCTGAACTCACAGCCTCCGGGGCGTTTGGTGCGAAGTAG
- a CDS encoding aldehyde dehydrogenase family protein gives MKYLTADAISEALRGNPVRQLINGSMVDGAETLEVINPATGEACAIAPVASLRQLDEAVDAARRSQQSWGGLPLTERRTALKGLATILREHVAELAALLTLEQGRPLAQTEAEVMRAAMLLEAMLTIDIDDEILREDESGRVILQHKPIGVVGAIAPWNVPIGLAVPKITHALYAGNTVVLKPSQYTPLATLRLGEYASNLFPPGVLNVLNGGNDLGERICTHPDIAKISLTGSVPTGKRVMASAAASLKRLTLELGGNDACIVRQDADVDKIAPALFAAAFINSGQVCMAIKRLFVHQDLHERLVEKLGGLAAKAKVGDGFDSTSQMGPVQNRAQYESVKAVLAEVAADPAAIIVAGGEALSRQGFFIAPTVVSGVREGNSLVDKETFGPVLPVLSFQTDEEAIERANAGSMGLGASVWGNDLKMAEHVARQLVAGTVWINRHVGVDPLVPFGGAKESGLGRQFGKAGLLEFTETSALFVPRANK, from the coding sequence ATGAAATACCTAACTGCGGACGCAATTTCTGAAGCCTTGCGAGGCAATCCGGTCCGGCAACTGATTAACGGTTCGATGGTTGATGGGGCCGAAACGCTTGAAGTCATTAACCCAGCTACCGGCGAGGCTTGCGCCATTGCGCCCGTGGCTTCTTTGCGACAGCTTGACGAAGCTGTCGACGCTGCCCGGCGTTCGCAACAAAGCTGGGGTGGCTTGCCATTGACAGAGCGCAGAACGGCTCTAAAGGGGTTAGCCACGATTCTTCGGGAGCATGTTGCGGAGTTGGCTGCGCTGCTGACGCTAGAGCAAGGCCGACCTCTCGCCCAGACTGAAGCGGAAGTGATGCGTGCCGCCATGCTGCTCGAGGCCATGCTCACGATTGACATCGACGACGAGATTCTTCGCGAAGATGAATCTGGTCGGGTCATTCTGCAACACAAGCCGATTGGCGTTGTCGGTGCCATTGCCCCTTGGAACGTTCCCATCGGACTCGCCGTTCCGAAGATCACCCATGCACTCTACGCTGGCAATACTGTTGTACTAAAGCCGTCCCAATACACTCCTCTGGCCACGCTGCGACTTGGTGAGTACGCATCGAACCTGTTCCCCCCTGGAGTGCTGAACGTCTTGAACGGTGGAAATGATCTTGGGGAAAGGATTTGCACGCACCCGGACATCGCCAAGATCTCCCTGACTGGATCTGTGCCAACAGGGAAACGAGTTATGGCGTCCGCTGCAGCCTCGCTGAAGCGCTTAACGCTTGAGCTAGGTGGAAACGACGCCTGCATCGTCCGCCAGGATGCGGACGTTGACAAGATTGCACCCGCGCTGTTCGCTGCGGCGTTCATCAACAGTGGTCAGGTTTGCATGGCGATAAAGCGCCTTTTCGTACATCAGGATCTTCATGAGCGCCTGGTTGAAAAGCTGGGAGGCCTAGCTGCTAAAGCCAAAGTAGGCGATGGCTTTGACTCGACGAGCCAAATGGGGCCGGTTCAGAATCGTGCGCAATACGAGTCGGTAAAAGCAGTTCTGGCCGAAGTGGCCGCAGACCCGGCAGCAATCATTGTCGCGGGTGGCGAAGCGTTGAGCCGCCAGGGATTCTTCATTGCTCCCACAGTCGTATCGGGCGTCAGAGAAGGAAATTCCCTTGTCGACAAGGAGACGTTTGGGCCAGTGCTTCCAGTCCTATCTTTTCAAACCGATGAGGAAGCGATCGAGCGTGCGAATGCCGGATCGATGGGATTGGGTGCGTCTGTGTGGGGCAATGATCTCAAAATGGCAGAGCACGTAGCGCGGCAGTTGGTAGCTGGCACCGTATGGATAAACAGACATGTGGGCGTTGACCCCTTGGTGCCGTTTGGCGGAGCAAAGGAATCCGGTCTTGGACGGCAGTTCGGAAAAGCAGGGTTGCTAGAGTTCACCGAAACATCCGCGCTGTTTGTTCCCAGAGCCAACAAATAG
- a CDS encoding alcohol dehydrogenase gives MKSYDIVEWGKPLQEVLRDRPKPVGTEVLVKVQACGICHSDLHIRDGLLDLGNGKHISFESVGVKLPFTMGHEIVGVVAEAGSEASVKAGTPCVVYPWHGCGTCLNCTNGREVDCESGRALGTRKPGGYSDYVVVPHEQYLLDYGNLDPLLAATCACSGLTSFSALKKLPPMLEADTLVLIGAGGLGLAALGLAPQLTSARLVVADIDDEKLARASAAGAHEVVNLRSENAARDLRKAAPNGIRAIVDFVGSAQTTGVALESVARGGTVVVVGLFGGAISLSTALLPMRNVTLRGSYVGSVEEMRALLDLLQEKGKGSPVNLKSLPMSAVNEALEELAQGRVAGRLLAIPGQ, from the coding sequence ATGAAGAGCTACGACATCGTGGAGTGGGGCAAGCCTCTCCAGGAGGTTCTGCGAGACAGACCAAAGCCGGTCGGTACTGAGGTTCTCGTAAAGGTGCAAGCCTGTGGGATTTGCCATAGTGACCTCCATATTCGGGATGGCTTGCTGGATCTTGGCAATGGGAAGCACATTTCTTTCGAGAGTGTTGGGGTAAAGCTGCCCTTTACGATGGGCCATGAGATCGTTGGGGTCGTTGCAGAGGCTGGCAGTGAGGCGTCAGTCAAGGCGGGGACGCCTTGTGTTGTCTACCCGTGGCACGGTTGCGGGACTTGTCTGAATTGCACCAACGGCCGTGAAGTTGACTGTGAGAGTGGGCGGGCGCTCGGTACCCGTAAGCCGGGGGGATACTCTGACTACGTCGTGGTACCGCATGAGCAATACCTCCTGGATTACGGAAATCTCGATCCGCTGCTTGCAGCTACCTGTGCCTGTTCTGGGCTAACCTCGTTCAGTGCATTGAAGAAGCTTCCTCCCATGCTCGAGGCAGACACGCTAGTACTAATCGGCGCTGGCGGGTTAGGGCTCGCGGCTCTTGGTTTGGCGCCGCAGCTCACTTCTGCGCGGCTAGTGGTCGCAGACATCGATGACGAAAAGCTCGCCCGCGCATCAGCGGCGGGGGCACATGAGGTGGTCAATCTTCGCTCCGAAAACGCGGCTCGGGATTTGCGAAAAGCAGCGCCAAATGGGATTCGAGCGATTGTCGACTTTGTCGGCTCGGCGCAGACGACGGGCGTGGCGCTGGAGAGTGTGGCCCGCGGAGGCACCGTCGTCGTCGTGGGCCTTTTTGGGGGCGCCATCTCTTTGTCGACTGCACTTTTGCCCATGCGGAACGTGACTCTGAGGGGCTCCTATGTCGGCTCGGTGGAGGAAATGCGAGCGCTTTTGGATTTGCTACAAGAGAAAGGAAAGGGTTCGCCGGTCAATCTCAAGTCGCTCCCAATGTCTGCGGTCAATGAGGCTTTAGAAGAGCTTGCACAAGGTCGGGTTGCTGGCCGTTTGCTGGCCATCCCTGGTCAGTGA